A window from Mya arenaria isolate MELC-2E11 chromosome 9, ASM2691426v1 encodes these proteins:
- the LOC128203533 gene encoding C-type mannose receptor 2-like has translation MMLGPFALLAVLSVTTATYQCVCSYYPTRNVYDQMSTSGQVVGIMKESDCKPLANLTGNPAWIALQIEHKLGYIETGEQVEAQACEGNPSTSDLLTSSGSTDMTTGMMSSTSGMMSSTSGMMSSTMLPVVTSGPLTGGTYGCSQKYYQFAANENGVLFTIDDTCYELVPTQHTWSFAEGDCRQRGGHLVTIDTAAKQNVIYEVVKNYQGSNVWIGLHDKLTEDVFQWVSGDQVSFTNWYPGHRNPFSHTVDDCVSLWLGGHAGQWEDERCTHYYAYICEFDAVTGSAIGTTGATLPPQNLIEGDIHLCPLKLQTLSVQYQTTVAQHGNSCYELLHNRVTWAHAENLCHQAGGHLADIGDAAEQQYIQTFMMQNSADHAVWIGLNDHNTEGAFQWTSGKPVIFTNWIPGHNDNFVGHNLEDCVAFVPYKNGTWDDISCGSQSVFGDGGETHPGFCEYELIHPVSGVQIVG, from the exons ATGATGTTGGGACCGTTTGCCCTGCTTGCCGTTTTGTCTGTTACTACAGCTACTTACCAGTGTGTCTGCAGCTACTACCCGACACGAAATGTCTATGACCAG ATGTCGACATCCGGTCAAGTGGTCGGTATCATGAAAGAGTCTGACTGCAAGCCTCTGGCGAACCTTACCGGAAACCCCGCGTGGATCGCCCTCCAAATTGAGCACAAG TTGGGTTACATCGAGACCGGCGAACAAGTGGAGGCCCAGGCGTGCGAGGGAAATCCGTCCACCAGTGACCTCC TAACTTCGAGTGGCAGCACCGATATGACGACTGGTATGATGAGCTCAACATCCGGTATGATGTCATCCACTTCCGGTATGATGTCATCAACAATGTTACCAGTCGTAACTTCGGGTCCTCTGACAGGAG GTACCTATGGCTGTTCACAGAAGTACTACCAGTTTGCTGCCAACGAGAACGGGGTATTATTCACTATCGATGACACGTGTTACGAGCTCGTGCCAACCCAGCACACGTGGTCGTTCGCGGAGGGCGACTGTCGCCAACGTGGAGGACATTTGGTTACCATAGATACCGCAGCTAAACAGAATGTCATATATGAG GTTGTAAAGAACTACCAGGGTTCCAACGTCTGGATCGGTCTCCATGACAAACTCACCGAGGATGTATTCCAGTGGGTTTCAG GTGACCAAGTCTCCTTCACAAACTGGTATCCAGGGCACAGGAACCCATTTTCTCATACCGTCGACGACTGTGTATCGCTCTGGTTGGGCGGCCATGCCGGACAGTGGGAAGATGAACGTTGCACGCACTACTATGCATACATCTGCGAGTTTG ACGCCGTGACCGGAAGCGCTATCGGCACTACCGGAGCAACGTTACCACCTCAAAACCTAATTGAAG GCGACATCCATCTGTGTCCACTAAAGCTGCAGACGCTGTCAGTGCAGTACCAGACGACAGTTGCACAGCATGGCAATAGTTGCTATGAGTTACTGCACAACAGGGTCACGTGGGCGCATGCAGAAAATCTGTGTCACCAG GCTGGCGGGCACTTAGCTGACATTGGGGACGCAGCGGAGCAGCAGTACATCCAGACGTTTATGATGCAAAATAGTGCCGACCACGCCGTTTGGATCGGTCTTAATGACCACAACACCGAGGGAGCATTTCAATGGACGTCTG GCAAGCCGGTTATTTTTACAAACTGGATCCCCGGTCACAATGACAACTTTGTGGGCCACAACCTCGAGGACTGTGTAGCCTTCGTACCCTACAAGAATGGCACATGGGACGACATTTCCTGTGGGTCCCAGAGTGTCTTTGGGGACGGCGGTGAGACACACCCGGGCTTCTGTGAATATG AACTGATACACCCAGTTTCAGGAGTACAGATTGTTGGTTAA